From a region of the Paenibacillus sp. R14(2021) genome:
- a CDS encoding murein hydrolase activator EnvC, whose protein sequence is MNVKKGLFVLATVVFAGFIFQPYQGEASSQLDKINRELAQVRAEMSAATHNRNQADKDKAYVMEMKEKTAKSVNEIVAQINDVGGQLNNVQSQIDSTEEKLQQAGTDLEAAEKRLKTRDKLLQSRIRLMYTNGVVSYLDVLLSATSFSDFIDRMDSLSSILGQDQDILASHKKDKALIAAKKKEVEKSLADVKTMYGKLADYHGLLKDKEKQKEVMVLKYKDQADELDEISEDQEDLLIKLAKKVSDLETKKNNIKVYYTGGKLGMPLRASWHLSSPFGYRIHPVTGRRKLHTGMDMAVPKGTPIYAAESGVVIVAQWWSDYGNCVIIDHGGGLWTVYGHIRDGGIKVSKGQSVKRGQKIAEVGSTGMSTGNHLHFEVRKNQEPVNPAPYLK, encoded by the coding sequence GTGAACGTGAAGAAAGGCTTATTTGTTCTCGCGACCGTTGTTTTTGCGGGATTTATCTTTCAACCCTATCAAGGAGAGGCTTCCTCGCAGCTGGATAAGATCAATAGGGAGCTCGCCCAGGTCCGCGCGGAGATGAGCGCGGCTACACATAACCGCAACCAAGCGGATAAAGACAAAGCTTACGTAATGGAGATGAAAGAGAAGACGGCGAAATCCGTCAATGAGATCGTCGCCCAGATCAACGATGTCGGCGGGCAATTGAATAACGTGCAGTCGCAAATCGATTCGACCGAGGAGAAGCTGCAGCAGGCCGGAACAGATCTGGAAGCGGCGGAGAAGCGCCTTAAGACGCGCGATAAGCTGCTTCAATCCCGCATTCGTCTTATGTACACGAACGGCGTCGTATCGTACCTCGATGTGCTGCTGAGCGCGACAAGCTTCAGCGATTTCATCGACCGGATGGATTCGCTCTCGTCTATACTCGGCCAGGACCAGGATATTCTGGCAAGCCACAAGAAAGACAAGGCGCTCATTGCCGCGAAGAAGAAGGAAGTCGAGAAATCGCTGGCAGACGTCAAAACCATGTACGGCAAGCTGGCAGACTACCACGGCCTCCTGAAAGACAAGGAAAAGCAGAAGGAAGTTATGGTCCTGAAATACAAGGATCAAGCGGACGAGCTGGATGAAATCAGCGAAGACCAGGAAGACCTGCTCATTAAGCTCGCGAAGAAAGTATCCGATCTCGAGACGAAGAAGAATAACATCAAGGTGTACTACACCGGCGGCAAACTGGGCATGCCTCTTCGTGCGAGCTGGCATTTAAGCTCACCGTTCGGCTACCGGATTCACCCGGTTACAGGCAGGCGGAAGCTGCATACGGGGATGGATATGGCCGTTCCGAAGGGCACGCCGATCTACGCTGCGGAGTCCGGCGTCGTTATCGTCGCCCAGTGGTGGAGCGACTACGGCAACTGCGTGATTATCGATCACGGCGGCGGCTTATGGACGGTATACGGGCATATTCGCGACGGCGGTATCAAAGTATCGAAAGGCCAGTCCGTCAAGCGAGGTCAGAAAATCGCGGAAGTCGGCAGCACGGGCATGTCCACAGGCAACCATCTCCACTTCGAAGTACGCAAGAACCAAGAGCCGGTCAATCCGGCACCTTATCTGAAATAA
- a CDS encoding S41 family peptidase, which produces MHFKGRTVAAFILLTMAASVLVTLTVADRMIALDGTTARAASSASSGQNGLSEKELKKLNTVLDLIETKYFRDVNRTKVLDGAVNGMMGALGDPYSVYMEKDVAKHFSETIEGSFTGIGAGVQIKDGKITVESAIKGSPAERAGVLPNDVLRSVNGEKLDGLTLNDAVSKIRGPKGSKVKLIIERAGVTQPIQLTIVRDDIDYETVYSHLRDDGIGVIEIRQFSLNTGERFAEELAKLEKQGMKGLVIDVRGNPGGVLPVVVSVAQPFVPEGEPIVQVEDKSGHREKTVSTGKGKSYPVAVLMNKGSASASEVLAGALKEEAHAVLIGETSFGKGTVQVSYDKVMADGSLIKMTIAKWLTPLGNWVHEKGLKPDVEVLPPDYYTAARLSKEKTLVPNTIDENTKSLQMMLSGLGYKVDRKDGYYSSETESSVRAFQKKAGLPVTGRTDKATAEKVEEQLIVKIRDEKSDTQLLKAVTVLKAKLAGSK; this is translated from the coding sequence GTGCATTTTAAAGGACGAACAGTTGCGGCTTTTATTTTGCTTACGATGGCGGCTTCCGTGCTTGTCACCTTGACGGTTGCGGATCGCATGATCGCGCTCGATGGGACGACGGCAAGAGCAGCTTCGTCGGCATCGTCCGGACAAAACGGGTTAAGCGAGAAGGAGCTTAAGAAGTTAAATACGGTGCTCGATTTGATCGAGACCAAATATTTTCGCGATGTCAACCGGACGAAGGTGCTCGACGGCGCGGTCAACGGCATGATGGGCGCGCTCGGCGATCCGTATTCGGTTTATATGGAGAAGGATGTGGCGAAGCACTTCTCCGAAACCATCGAAGGCTCGTTCACGGGCATCGGCGCAGGGGTACAGATCAAGGACGGCAAGATCACGGTCGAATCGGCGATCAAGGGTTCTCCGGCAGAGCGCGCTGGCGTCTTGCCGAACGATGTACTGCGTTCAGTTAACGGAGAGAAGCTGGACGGACTGACGTTGAATGATGCCGTGTCGAAGATCCGCGGACCGAAGGGGTCCAAAGTGAAGCTGATCATTGAGCGGGCAGGCGTGACGCAGCCCATTCAGCTGACCATCGTGCGGGACGATATCGATTACGAAACCGTCTATTCGCATCTGCGCGATGACGGAATCGGCGTTATTGAGATTCGTCAGTTCTCGCTCAACACCGGCGAACGTTTCGCCGAGGAACTGGCCAAGCTGGAGAAGCAGGGCATGAAGGGGCTCGTTATCGACGTTCGGGGCAATCCCGGCGGCGTGCTGCCTGTCGTCGTCTCGGTCGCGCAGCCGTTCGTTCCGGAGGGTGAGCCGATCGTGCAGGTGGAAGATAAGAGTGGTCATCGCGAGAAGACCGTTTCCACCGGAAAGGGCAAATCTTATCCTGTCGCGGTGCTGATGAACAAAGGCAGCGCCAGCGCGTCCGAGGTGCTCGCGGGGGCGCTCAAGGAAGAAGCGCATGCCGTACTTATCGGCGAAACGTCGTTCGGCAAAGGGACGGTACAGGTCAGCTACGATAAAGTGATGGCAGACGGAAGCCTAATCAAAATGACCATTGCGAAGTGGCTGACACCGCTTGGCAATTGGGTGCATGAGAAAGGGCTTAAGCCGGATGTCGAGGTGCTGCCGCCGGATTATTACACCGCGGCTCGCTTGTCCAAGGAGAAGACCCTCGTGCCGAATACGATCGACGAGAATACGAAGAGCCTGCAGATGATGCTGTCGGGTCTCGGCTACAAGGTCGACCGCAAAGACGGCTATTACAGCAGCGAGACGGAAAGCAGCGTGCGCGCGTTCCAGAAGAAAGCAGGGCTGCCGGTGACCGGCAGAACGGACAAGGCGACGGCGGAGAAAGTGGAAGAGCAGCTCATCGTGAAAATCCGCGACGAGAAGAGCGACACGCAGCTGTTGAAAGCAGTCACCGTACTGAAAGCGAAGCTTGCCGGCTCGAAATAA
- the argF gene encoding ornithine carbamoyltransferase, translated as MSHLLTEELAVSLKGRDFIALVDYTPEEVRYLIDLAIELKRKQQAGETYHPLKGKTLGMIFEKSSTRTRVSFEVGMYQLGGHALFLSRNDLQIGRGETVSDTAQTLSRYLDGMMIRTFAHRTVIELARAATVPVINGLTDLSHPCQALADYQTVLEHKGRLEGLKIAYVGDGNNMVHSLLMGAAKLGMHMSVATPEGYEPDEDIVRMTKENAAETGSRIHVCRDPREAVEGADVVYTDVWASMGFEAEQKERELAFASYQVNEELMRHAKSDFLFMHCLPAHRGEEVSEGIIDGKHSIIFDQAENRLHAQKAIMAAIM; from the coding sequence ATGTCCCACCTGTTAACAGAAGAACTAGCGGTCAGCCTGAAGGGCCGCGATTTTATAGCTTTGGTCGATTATACGCCGGAAGAAGTGCGTTATCTGATCGATTTGGCGATTGAGCTGAAGCGCAAGCAGCAAGCGGGCGAAACGTATCATCCGCTGAAGGGCAAGACGCTCGGGATGATTTTTGAGAAGTCCTCCACGCGTACGCGTGTTTCTTTTGAAGTCGGCATGTACCAGCTCGGCGGCCATGCGCTGTTCCTGAGCCGCAACGATCTCCAGATCGGCCGCGGCGAAACGGTATCCGATACCGCGCAGACGCTGTCGCGCTATCTGGACGGCATGATGATTCGCACGTTCGCGCACCGCACGGTCATTGAGCTTGCCCGCGCCGCAACGGTGCCGGTTATCAACGGCTTGACGGATCTGTCGCATCCGTGTCAGGCACTGGCCGACTACCAGACCGTGCTGGAGCATAAGGGCCGTCTGGAAGGCCTCAAGATCGCCTACGTCGGCGACGGTAACAACATGGTCCACTCCCTGCTCATGGGCGCGGCGAAGCTCGGCATGCACATGTCGGTCGCAACGCCGGAAGGCTACGAGCCGGACGAGGATATCGTGCGCATGACGAAGGAGAACGCGGCCGAGACCGGCTCGCGTATCCACGTCTGCCGCGATCCGCGCGAAGCGGTTGAAGGCGCAGACGTCGTCTACACGGACGTGTGGGCGAGCATGGGCTTCGAAGCGGAGCAGAAGGAACGCGAGCTTGCGTTTGCGAGCTATCAAGTGAACGAAGAGCTGATGCGCCACGCGAAGAGCGACTTCCTGTTCATGCACTGCCTGCCTGCGCACCGGGGCGAAGAAGTGAGCGAAGGCATCATCGACGGCAAGCATTCCATTATCTTTGACCAAGCCGAGAACCGCCTGCACGCGCAGAAAGCGATCATGGCTGCCATAATGTAG
- the ftsX gene encoding permease-like cell division protein FtsX → MKASTLLRHLREGLKNIVRNGWMTFASVSSIVISLFILGVFLLLALNVNILADQIESQVQVRVYLQLGTPEAKINELKNAIGNIPEVSKVEFVSKEQGLEDLRKNIGADGTELLEGYDKANNPLPDSFTVEVFDPQKIAFAAKQIEAISAADATKPITSVKYGKGTVEKLFRITNAVRNIGLVIVAGLGLTAMFLISNTIKMTILARRREIGIMKLVGATNNFIRWPFFIEGALIGLMGSAITIALLLFGYSQLVEVSQFELGLMMIKLVTLKEAGLEVSAITLALGTLIGIWGSTLSVRRYLKV, encoded by the coding sequence ATGAAAGCTAGCACCCTTCTACGCCATCTGCGCGAGGGTTTGAAGAATATTGTACGTAACGGCTGGATGACCTTCGCATCTGTCAGTTCCATCGTCATTTCGCTGTTCATTCTCGGCGTTTTCCTGCTGCTTGCACTGAACGTCAACATATTGGCCGACCAGATCGAGAGCCAGGTACAGGTGCGTGTCTATCTGCAGCTGGGCACCCCGGAAGCCAAAATCAATGAGCTGAAGAACGCGATCGGCAACATTCCAGAAGTAAGCAAGGTCGAATTCGTATCCAAGGAGCAAGGTCTGGAGGATTTGCGCAAGAACATCGGCGCGGACGGTACAGAATTGCTTGAAGGCTACGATAAAGCCAACAATCCGCTGCCGGACTCCTTTACCGTCGAAGTATTCGATCCGCAGAAGATCGCATTCGCCGCGAAGCAGATCGAGGCCATCAGTGCTGCAGATGCGACGAAGCCGATTACGAGCGTGAAGTACGGGAAGGGCACCGTCGAGAAGCTCTTCCGAATTACGAACGCGGTCCGCAACATCGGGCTAGTTATCGTTGCAGGGCTGGGCCTGACGGCCATGTTCCTGATCTCCAATACGATCAAAATGACCATTCTCGCGCGCCGCCGCGAAATCGGCATCATGAAGCTCGTCGGGGCAACGAACAATTTTATCCGCTGGCCATTTTTCATAGAAGGCGCATTGATCGGCCTGATGGGCTCTGCCATCACGATCGCGCTGCTGCTATTTGGCTACTCGCAGCTCGTTGAAGTGTCGCAGTTCGAACTGGGCCTAATGATGATTAAGCTGGTCACGCTGAAGGAAGCGGGTCTTGAAGTATCGGCGATTACGCTGGCGCTCGGCACGCTGATCGGCATTTGGGGAAGCACCTTGTCCGTCCGTAGATATTTGAAAGTGTAG
- a CDS encoding VanW family protein produces MKLKGLHLIWTLVILFVLLLSAGWGGIWVYASQQTIPKNVALTQGGSEAGQGLQTLKGGSIQAIGGLHISDVQRMLADRKAALEQLTLRVQGGPENAAQKSWTLAELGVSVNTNAAAAAVNTLTTGSIRDRVKARWQFPEQLSISVSWNKAVFLKQIRSQWGYLDAGEPKNAKRTIRANDEVVYTAHTDAYRLDADTMFSHAVQAVERLLGASWNEGLKPISLKVELQVIHPSVTLQRLKDEGVERRIAAFTTDFTTSGAGRAFNVEMTARTLNDWELAPGEVFDYNKVIALTNKNYGYRAAPVILNGEFVPGIGGGICQVSSTLYNAALHAGLEMVERRNHSLPVAYLPMGQDATYAEGAINFRFKNTTGKTLIIRTEVKDRELTVKLFGTMPRNVSYTISSKTVSTVAPPVKEVARASLQPGTRRLLTTGKSGYVVETFRTKLVNGKVVSSNRISRDTYKAQATVYAIAPEQSHPESINDNEKPLLEDGVAE; encoded by the coding sequence TTGAAATTAAAAGGTCTCCATCTCATTTGGACGCTTGTGATTCTATTCGTGCTGCTGCTTTCCGCCGGCTGGGGCGGCATCTGGGTGTATGCTTCGCAGCAAACCATTCCCAAGAACGTCGCCTTAACGCAAGGCGGCAGCGAAGCCGGACAAGGCCTCCAGACGCTCAAGGGCGGCAGCATCCAAGCCATCGGCGGTCTTCACATATCGGACGTGCAGCGGATGCTCGCGGACCGTAAAGCAGCGCTTGAACAGCTTACCTTGCGCGTGCAGGGCGGCCCGGAAAACGCGGCGCAAAAGTCGTGGACGTTAGCGGAGCTGGGCGTCTCCGTGAATACGAATGCAGCTGCGGCGGCCGTTAATACCTTAACGACAGGCAGCATTCGAGACCGGGTGAAGGCCCGCTGGCAGTTCCCCGAACAGCTCAGCATCAGCGTGAGCTGGAACAAGGCGGTATTCCTGAAGCAGATTCGCAGTCAATGGGGCTATCTCGATGCGGGAGAGCCTAAGAATGCGAAGCGGACCATTCGCGCAAACGATGAAGTGGTGTATACGGCGCATACCGATGCCTACAGACTGGATGCCGACACCATGTTCAGCCATGCGGTACAAGCGGTAGAACGCTTGCTTGGGGCGAGCTGGAACGAAGGGCTGAAGCCAATCAGCTTGAAGGTCGAGCTTCAAGTGATTCATCCGTCGGTAACGCTGCAGCGGTTGAAAGACGAGGGCGTGGAACGGCGGATTGCCGCCTTCACGACAGACTTCACGACGAGCGGCGCAGGGCGCGCCTTTAACGTGGAGATGACGGCGCGAACGCTCAACGATTGGGAGCTGGCCCCGGGAGAAGTGTTCGATTATAACAAAGTCATCGCCCTGACCAACAAAAACTACGGCTACCGCGCCGCGCCGGTCATTCTAAACGGCGAGTTCGTTCCCGGCATCGGCGGCGGGATCTGCCAGGTATCCAGCACGCTCTATAATGCCGCCCTCCACGCGGGCCTTGAAATGGTGGAGCGGCGCAACCACTCGCTCCCTGTCGCTTATCTTCCTATGGGCCAGGATGCGACGTATGCAGAAGGCGCCATTAATTTCCGATTCAAAAACACGACCGGCAAAACGCTCATCATTCGCACGGAAGTGAAGGACCGGGAACTGACGGTGAAGCTGTTCGGCACGATGCCGAGGAACGTCAGCTATACGATTTCCTCGAAGACGGTTAGTACCGTGGCGCCGCCAGTGAAGGAGGTCGCAAGAGCCTCCCTGCAGCCGGGCACGCGCCGGCTGCTTACGACCGGCAAATCCGGTTATGTCGTCGAAACGTTCCGCACGAAGCTCGTGAATGGAAAAGTCGTATCGAGCAATCGCATATCGCGGGATACGTATAAGGCGCAGGCTACGGTGTATGCCATTGCGCCGGAGCAATCCCATCCCGAAAGCATCAACGATAACGAAAAGCCGCTGCTGGAGGACGGTGTGGCGGAGTAA
- a CDS encoding argininosuccinate synthase translates to MAKEKIVLAYSGGLDTSVILKWLKETYDAEIIAFTADIGQKDELDGLEAKALATGASKVYIDDLRDEFAQDFIYPMFQSGALYEGQYLLGTSIARPLIAKRMVDIARAEGATAIAHGATGKGNDQVRFELTAAALAPDIAVIAPWRIEEFREQFPGRAEMIAYAEKHNIPVQASAAKPYSMDRNLLHISFESGMLEDPWFDPSSDENKGMFVLSVSPEDAPDQSEYVELTFEGGNCTAVNGEQLSPLAVMEKLNELGGKHGIGRVDMVENRFVGMKSRGVYETPGGTILFTAHRKMESLTMDRDVMHLRDSLISKYASLVYNGFWFAPERLALQALVTESQKNVSGVVRLKLYKGNVIGAGVKSPVSLYNPDIATMEADPSKAYDQGDATGFIRLNALRLKVSSGVEQSKK, encoded by the coding sequence ATGGCGAAGGAAAAAATCGTTTTGGCATACTCCGGCGGACTCGACACATCCGTCATTTTGAAATGGCTGAAGGAAACGTACGATGCGGAAATCATCGCGTTCACCGCGGACATCGGACAAAAGGATGAGCTCGATGGTCTGGAAGCGAAAGCACTGGCAACCGGCGCATCCAAAGTGTATATCGACGACCTGCGGGACGAATTCGCGCAGGACTTCATCTACCCGATGTTCCAATCCGGCGCGCTGTATGAAGGCCAATATCTGCTCGGCACGTCTATCGCGCGTCCGCTGATCGCGAAGCGCATGGTCGACATCGCTCGCGCGGAAGGCGCAACGGCGATCGCGCATGGCGCAACGGGCAAAGGCAACGACCAAGTGCGGTTCGAGCTTACGGCTGCCGCATTGGCACCAGACATCGCGGTTATCGCTCCATGGCGCATCGAAGAGTTCCGCGAGCAATTCCCGGGACGCGCAGAAATGATCGCTTACGCCGAGAAGCACAACATTCCGGTACAAGCTTCCGCGGCGAAGCCGTATTCCATGGATCGCAACCTGCTGCATATCAGCTTCGAGAGCGGCATGCTGGAGGATCCGTGGTTCGATCCGAGCAGTGACGAGAACAAAGGCATGTTCGTCCTTTCCGTCTCGCCTGAGGATGCACCGGACCAATCCGAATACGTAGAGCTAACGTTCGAAGGCGGCAACTGTACGGCGGTTAACGGCGAGCAATTGAGCCCGCTGGCCGTCATGGAGAAGCTGAACGAGCTGGGCGGCAAGCATGGTATCGGCCGCGTTGATATGGTCGAGAACCGCTTCGTCGGCATGAAGAGCCGCGGTGTGTACGAGACGCCGGGCGGCACGATTCTGTTCACCGCTCACCGCAAAATGGAATCGCTCACGATGGACCGCGACGTCATGCATCTGCGCGACTCCCTCATTTCCAAATACGCTTCGCTCGTTTACAACGGCTTCTGGTTCGCGCCTGAGCGTCTTGCGCTGCAAGCGCTCGTGACGGAAAGCCAGAAGAACGTCAGCGGCGTCGTTCGTCTCAAGCTGTACAAAGGAAATGTCATCGGCGCAGGGGTGAAGAGCCCTGTAAGTCTGTACAACCCGGACATCGCGACGATGGAAGCCGATCCGTCCAAGGCCTATGATCAAGGCGACGCAACGGGCTTTATCCGCCTGAACGCGCTGCGTTTGAAAGTATCCTCGGGCGTTGAGCAAAGCAAGAAATAA
- a CDS encoding PDZ domain-containing protein: MDTAMDVLRLAGSAALSLLLSPFYYIGVLLIMLQYLRQTRLERKLFHVRLHAWPNQLVRTVLAGLAVGVLLSVVSLFLGVSVTDEAVLWLWGTAALLVFIRVRYLCFAYSAGLLGVLQWCLGWTAMDGRSDWLGTAAGSLAHLDIPGLLVLVALMHIAEGILVRWQGARFASPLFLEGKRGKLVGGFMLQAYWPVPMLLLVPAVSGGGDVNLPWSLLLGGGSDWSHGISMIGFPMMLGFTELTRTMLPGAKARSASRGLLYYGIVLGAAAVAASFWPPLMLVAALCALLVHEALVAVSYYREEAHTPLYVHDGRGLRILAVIPGTPAEAMGLLPGEIIHKVNGVRVHTKDELYAALHINSAFCKLEVLNYEDQVKFVQRARYAGEHHQLGVVLAPDEKAGYYAAASPASLFDLLRRRTAKSRQRAASAPTSTSL; the protein is encoded by the coding sequence TTGGACACAGCTATGGATGTGCTTCGTCTTGCGGGCTCAGCGGCGCTAAGCCTGCTGTTGTCGCCGTTTTACTATATCGGTGTACTGCTGATCATGCTTCAATATTTGCGGCAGACGAGGCTGGAACGGAAGCTGTTTCACGTTCGGCTGCATGCTTGGCCCAATCAACTGGTCCGGACGGTGCTGGCAGGCCTTGCCGTCGGCGTGCTGCTCTCGGTTGTCAGCTTGTTTCTCGGTGTTTCCGTGACGGACGAAGCGGTGCTGTGGCTGTGGGGAACCGCTGCCTTGCTCGTGTTTATCCGCGTTCGGTATTTATGTTTCGCGTACAGTGCGGGCTTACTCGGCGTTCTGCAGTGGTGCCTCGGCTGGACGGCGATGGACGGCCGCAGCGATTGGCTGGGCACGGCTGCCGGCTCGCTCGCCCATCTCGATATTCCGGGGCTGCTCGTCCTTGTGGCGCTGATGCATATCGCGGAGGGTATTCTGGTGCGCTGGCAGGGGGCGCGGTTTGCAAGTCCGCTCTTTCTGGAAGGCAAGCGCGGCAAGCTGGTGGGCGGCTTCATGCTGCAGGCCTACTGGCCGGTCCCAATGCTGCTGCTGGTTCCCGCGGTTTCGGGGGGAGGAGACGTAAACCTGCCCTGGTCGCTGCTGCTTGGCGGAGGATCGGATTGGAGTCATGGCATTTCGATGATCGGATTTCCGATGATGCTCGGGTTCACGGAGTTGACGCGTACGATGCTGCCGGGGGCCAAAGCCCGCAGCGCATCGAGAGGTCTGCTGTACTACGGCATCGTGCTTGGCGCAGCGGCAGTCGCTGCTTCGTTCTGGCCGCCGCTCATGCTGGTCGCCGCGTTGTGCGCGCTGCTGGTTCACGAGGCGCTGGTCGCCGTCAGTTATTACCGGGAGGAAGCCCATACGCCGCTATACGTGCATGATGGCCGCGGCTTGCGCATATTGGCCGTCATTCCGGGAACGCCCGCGGAGGCGATGGGACTGCTGCCTGGAGAAATTATTCACAAGGTCAATGGCGTTCGCGTACATACCAAGGACGAGCTGTATGCCGCGCTTCATATCAATTCGGCCTTCTGCAAGCTGGAAGTGCTTAACTACGAGGATCAGGTCAAATTCGTTCAGCGTGCGCGCTATGCCGGCGAGCATCATCAGCTTGGCGTCGTGCTGGCGCCGGATGAGAAAGCGGGTTATTATGCCGCGGCTTCCCCGGCTTCCCTGTTCGATCTGTTGCGCAGGCGGACGGCGAAGTCACGGCAGCGGGCGGCTTCCGCGCCGACATCCACATCCTTATAA
- the ftsE gene encoding cell division ATP-binding protein FtsE, with translation MIELQDIWKTYADGTHALRGVSVRIDRNEFVYLVGPSGAGKSTFMKLIYREEVPTKGQISVNGFNIGKLKPRKIPFVRRNIGVIFQDYRLLPKLTVYENIAFAMEVIEAPRRMIKKRTMEVLELVGLRGKHASFPQQLSGGEQQRVAIARAIVNNPAVIVADEPTGNLDPETSWGIMNLLEEINFRGTTIIMATHNKEIVNTLRKRVIAIENGTIVRDEVRGEYGYES, from the coding sequence GTGATCGAATTGCAGGATATTTGGAAAACGTACGCTGACGGCACTCATGCGCTCCGCGGCGTTTCTGTTCGTATAGACCGTAATGAATTCGTTTACTTGGTAGGACCTTCCGGAGCAGGGAAATCCACCTTCATGAAATTGATTTACCGGGAAGAGGTTCCAACCAAAGGGCAGATTTCCGTCAACGGCTTTAACATTGGCAAGCTGAAGCCGAGGAAGATCCCGTTTGTCCGCCGCAATATCGGCGTCATCTTTCAAGATTACAGGCTGCTTCCAAAGCTAACCGTTTACGAGAATATCGCATTTGCAATGGAAGTCATCGAGGCGCCGAGGCGGATGATCAAGAAACGCACCATGGAGGTGCTGGAGCTTGTCGGACTTCGCGGGAAGCATGCGAGTTTTCCGCAGCAGCTCTCCGGCGGCGAGCAGCAGCGCGTGGCCATCGCCCGCGCCATCGTGAACAACCCGGCCGTGATCGTAGCGGACGAGCCTACCGGCAACCTGGACCCCGAGACATCCTGGGGCATTATGAACCTGCTGGAAGAGATTAATTTTCGCGGCACGACCATCATCATGGCTACGCATAACAAAGAGATCGTCAATACGCTCCGCAAACGCGTCATCGCCATCGAGAACGGAACGATCGTGCGCGATGAAGTGAGAGGAGAGTACGGCTATGAAAGCTAG
- the argH gene encoding argininosuccinate lyase: protein MSKLWGGRFTKKTDQLVEEYTASIMFDKELAEEDIQGSLAHVTMLGKQGILPAADVETIKDGLHRVLQRIKRNDIEFSISDEDIHMNIEKTLIDDVGPAGGKLHTGRSRNDQVATDMHLYLRKRVVEFVDLLQKLQESLISQAKANIDTILPGYTHLQRAQPILFAHHMMAYVSMFGRDIERLQDSYKRVNMLPLGAGALAGTTFPIDRHFVASQLKFDRVYENSLDAVSDRDFILEFLSQASIIMMHLSRLSEELILWSSTEFHFVELDDAFCTGSSIMPQKKNPDVPELVRGKTGRVYGNLVGLLTVLKSLPLAYNKDMQEDKEGMFDTVRTLQGALQLFAPMVATMKVNKDRMRQAVNQDFSNATDIADFLVGKGLPFRQAHEVIGKTVLYCIQQGKYLLDLTLDEFKQFSSLFDDRIYTVLQPENVVNARNVYGGTATQQVTEAIVRAESDLAGTSAWVTEYAERSR from the coding sequence GTGAGTAAATTATGGGGCGGCCGGTTTACGAAGAAAACCGACCAGCTGGTTGAAGAATATACGGCATCGATTATGTTTGATAAAGAACTGGCCGAGGAGGACATCCAAGGCAGTCTGGCACATGTCACGATGCTGGGCAAGCAGGGCATTCTGCCTGCCGCGGACGTCGAGACGATCAAGGATGGCCTGCACCGCGTGCTGCAGCGCATCAAGCGCAATGATATCGAATTTTCCATTTCCGATGAAGACATTCACATGAATATCGAGAAGACGCTGATCGACGATGTAGGACCTGCCGGCGGCAAGCTCCATACAGGCCGCAGCCGCAACGACCAAGTGGCGACGGACATGCACCTCTACCTGCGCAAGCGTGTCGTAGAGTTCGTCGACCTGCTGCAGAAGCTGCAGGAGTCGCTAATCTCGCAGGCGAAAGCCAACATCGATACGATTCTGCCGGGCTATACGCATCTGCAGCGCGCGCAGCCGATCTTGTTCGCGCATCACATGATGGCGTATGTGAGCATGTTCGGCCGCGATATCGAGCGTCTGCAGGACAGCTACAAGCGCGTTAACATGCTGCCGCTAGGCGCCGGCGCACTGGCGGGCACGACGTTCCCAATCGACCGCCATTTCGTGGCGAGCCAGTTGAAATTCGACCGCGTCTACGAGAACAGCCTGGATGCGGTAAGCGACCGCGATTTCATCCTGGAGTTCCTCTCCCAGGCCTCCATCATTATGATGCACTTGTCGCGGCTAAGCGAAGAGCTGATTCTGTGGTCGAGCACGGAGTTCCATTTCGTCGAGCTGGATGACGCGTTCTGCACGGGCAGCAGCATTATGCCGCAGAAGAAGAACCCGGACGTGCCGGAGCTTGTCCGCGGGAAGACGGGACGTGTGTACGGCAACCTCGTCGGTCTGCTGACCGTATTGAAGTCGCTGCCGCTCGCGTATAACAAAGACATGCAGGAAGACAAAGAAGGCATGTTCGACACGGTTCGCACGCTGCAAGGCGCGCTCCAGCTGTTCGCGCCGATGGTCGCGACGATGAAGGTCAACAAGGACCGGATGCGCCAAGCCGTTAACCAAGACTTCTCGAATGCGACGGATATCGCGGACTTCCTCGTCGGCAAGGGATTGCCTTTCCGTCAAGCGCATGAAGTCATCGGTAAGACGGTGCTTTACTGCATCCAACAGGGAAAATATTTACTCGACCTGACGCTCGACGAGTTCAAGCAGTTCTCCTCGCTGTTCGACGACCGCATCTACACCGTGCTGCAGCCGGAAAATGTCGTGAACGCCCGCAACGTTTACGGCGGCACGGCAACGCAGCAAGTAACCGAGGCGATTGTCCGCGCGGAGAGCGATCTCGCAGGCACGTCGGCTTGGGTGACGGAGTACGCGGAACGCAGCCGCTGA